A genomic window from Cucumis melo cultivar AY chromosome 8, USDA_Cmelo_AY_1.0, whole genome shotgun sequence includes:
- the LOC103500855 gene encoding pentatricopeptide repeat-containing protein At5g03800 — MAAIVSLSTYPISAPSLLPPTIFSRFPSMPANPSPPTPPPHLSKTSLSLCNPNPCLRPFNSTSPTQFPTCPQHLVSVSEPLFASRPLNTSLSTVASPFDLLRLSTRYGDPDLARAVHAQFLKLEEDIFLGNALISAYLKLGLVRDADKVFSGLSCPNVVSYTALISGFSKSNWEDEAVELFFAMLDSGIEPNEYTFVAILTACIRNMDYQLGLQVHGIVVKLGFLSCVFICNALMGLYCKCGFLGLVLRLFEEMLERDITSWNTVISSLVKEFKYDEAFDYFRGMQLCKGLRVDHFSLSTLLTACAGSVKPMKGQQLHALALKVGLESHLSVSNSLIGFYTKCGSANDVKDLFETMPIRDVITWTGMITSYMEFGMLDLAVEVFDKMPKRNCISYNAVLAGLSRNGDGSRALELFIEMLEEGIEISDCTLTSIITACGLLKSFKVSQQIQGFVVKFGILSNSCIETALVDMYTRCGRMEDAEKMFHQRSLENDYTAMLTSMICGYTRNGKLNEAISLFHSGQSEGAIVMDEVVSTSILSLCGNIGFHEMGKQMHCHALKSGLITDTGVGNATVSMYSKCWNMDDAVHVFNTMNMQDIVSWNGLVAGHVLHWQGDKALGIWKKMEKAGIKPDNITFALIISAYKHTELNLVDSCRSLFVSMETEHNIKPTLEHYASFISVLGRWGLLEEAEQTIRNMPFEPDVYVWRALLNSCKINKNERLEKLAVRNILAVEPKDPFSYILKSNLYSASGRWHYSEKVREDMREKGFRKHPSQSWIIHENKIHSFYARDRSHPQVKDIYSGLEILILECLKIGYVPDTSFVLQEVEERQKKEFLFYHSGKLAATFGILMTKPGKPIQIVKNVRLCGDCHTFLKYVSIVTRRKILLRDTSGFHCFIDGQCSCTDYW, encoded by the coding sequence ATGGCAGCCATTGTTTCACTCTCTACATACCCCATTTCTGCaccttctcttcttcctcccaCCATCTTCTCCCGCTTTCCTTCTATGCCCGCCAATCCTTCTCCTCCAACACCACCACCACATCTATCCAAAACTTCTTTGTCTCTCTGTAACCCAAACCCCTGTCTCCGCCCATTCAATTCCACCTCTCCCACCCAATTCCCCACCTGCCCTCAACACCTTGTCTCTGTTTCAGAACCCCTTTTCGCTTCACGCCCTCTAAACACCTCTCTTTCTACCGTTGCTTCCCCCTTCGACTTGCTTCGCCTATCCACTCGCTACGGTGACCCTGACCTCGCCAGAGCTGTTCATGCTCAGTTTCTCAAGCTCGAGGAAGATATCTTTCTGGGTAATGCTCTAATTTCGGCTTATCTCAAATTGGGACTTGTTCGAGATGCTGATAAAGTCTTTTCTGGCCTTTCTTGTCCTAATGTGGTGTCTTACACTGCGTTGATTTCTGGGTTTTCCAAGTCGAATTGGGAAGATGAGGCTGTTGAGCTTTTCTTTGCGATGTTGGACTCAGGTATTGAGCCGAATGAATATACTTTTGTAGCAATTTTGACTGCTTGTATTCGAAATATGGATTATCAGTTAGGTTTGCAAGTTCATGGTATTGTCGTCAAATTGGGATTCTTGAGTTGTGTTTTCATTTGTAATGCACTTATGGGGTTGTATTGTAAGTGTGGGTTTTTGGGACTTGTACTTAGATTGTTCGAGGAAATGCTTGAGAGAGACATTACTTCATGGAATACTGTTATCTCGAGTTTGGTGAAGGAGTTCAAGTATGATGAAGCGTTCGATTACTTTCGTGGTATGCAGCTATGTAAGGGTCTCAGAGTGGATCATTTCTCTCTTTCTACTCTATTGACTGCTTGTGCTGGTAGTGTTAAACCAATGAAAGGCCAACAACTTCATGCTCTTGCTTTGAAGGTCGGGCTGGAGTCTCATTTGAGCGTGAGCAATTCCCTTATTGGTTTCTATACTAAATGTGGGAGTGCAAATGATGTAAAGGATCTGTTTGAGACAATGCCAATAAGAGATGTTATTACTTGGACAGGAATGATAACGTCATACATGGAATTTGGAATGTTGGATTTGGCAGTCGAAGTTTTTGATAAGATGCCGAAGAGGAATTGCATCTCTTATAATGCTGTTTTGGCAGGACTTTCAAGGAATGGCGACGGGTCTAGAGCTCTGGAACTTTTCATTGAAATGTTAGAGGAGGGTATAGAAATATCAGATTGCACATTGACTAGCATCATCACTGCATGCGGGTTGCTCAAAAGTTTTAAAGTTAGCCAACAGATTCAAGGCTTCGTCGTGAAATTCGGTATTTTGTCAAATTCTTGTATTGAAACAGCATTGGTTGACATGTATACAAGGTGTGGAAGGATGGAGGATGCTGAAAAGATGTTTCATCAGCGTTCATTAGAGAATGACTACACTGCAATGCTAACATCAATGATTTGTGGGTATACTCGAAATGGGAAACTTAATGAAGCGATTTCTCTCTTCCACTCTGGTCAATCTGAAGGAGCCATTGTTATGGATGAAGTTGTGTCGACATCAATACTCTCTCTTTGTGGGAATATAGGCTTTCATGAGATGGGGAAGCAAATGCATTGCCATGCACTTAAATCAGGTCTCATAACTGATACAGGGGTAGGAAATGCAACAGTCAGCATGTACTCAAAGTGCTGGAATATGGATGATGCCGTCCATGTGTTCAATACAATGAACATGCAAGACATTGTTTCTTGGAATGGTTTAGTTGCTGGCCACGTGCTTCATTGGCAGGGTGATAAAGCCTTGGGAATTTGGAAGAAGATGGAAAAGGCAGGAATAAAACCTGACAATATTACGTTTGCTTTGATTATTTCAGCATACAAACACACTGAATTGAATTTAGTTGATAGTTGTCGCAGTTTATTTGTCTCTATGGAAACTGAACACAATATCAAACCCACTTTAGAGCATTATGCCTCCTTCATCAGTGTTTTGGGTCGTTGGGGTCTTCTTGAAGAAGCTGAACAAACAATCAGGAACATGCCTTTTGAACCGGATGTTTATGTCTGGCGTGCTTTGCTTAATAGTTGTAAAATCAACAAAAATGAAAGGCTGGAAAAACTTGCTGTCAGAAACATACTGGCAGTGGAGCCGAAAGATCCGTTTTCTTACATACTTAAGTCCAATCTATACTCTGCATCAGGGAGATGGCACTATTCGGAAAAGGTGAGAGAGGATATGCGAGAGAAAGGGTTCCGGAAGCACCCAAGTCAGAGCTGGATCATTCatgagaacaaaattcattcatTTTATGCCAGAGACAGGTCTCATCCTCAAGTAAAAGACATTTACAGTGGATTAGAGATACTAATCTTAGAATGTTTAAAAATTGGTTATGTTCCGGACACAAGTTTTGTTCTTCAAGAAGTAGAGGAACGCCAAAAGAAGGAATTTTTGTTCTATCACAGTGGAAAATTAGCTGCAACTTTTGGGATTCTAATGACCAAACCGGGAAAGCCTATTCAAATTGTGAAGAATGTCCGTTTGTGTGGAGATTGCCATACCTTCTTGAAATATGTTTCTATTGTCACCAGAAGGAAAATACTTCTTAGGGACACTTCGGGTTTTCATTGCTTTATAGATGGCCAATGCTCATGTACAGATTACTGGTAA
- the LOC103500856 gene encoding GDSL esterase/lipase At5g03820 gives MQLRVIGFLLPFILLALIFPVAITDPLVPALCIFGDSVVDVGNNNNLLTVVKANFPPYGRDFVTHTPTGRFCNGKLATDFTAENLGFSSYPPAYLSQDATGNKLLTGANFASAASGFYDGTAQLYHAVSLTQQLNYYKEYQSKVVNMVGTEKANAIFSGAIHLLSAGSSDFIQNYYVNPLLYRTYSPQQFSDILITSFSNFIQNLYGMGARRIGVTGLPPLGCLPAAITLFGSGSNQCIQRLNQDAIAFNTKLQSATSSLQNRFSDLKLVAFDIYQPLLNMVSKPAENGFFESRRACCGTGTVETSFLCNSRSVGTCSNATGYVFWDGFHPTEAANQVLAGDLLTQGFSLI, from the exons ATGCAGCTTCGAGTCATTGGCTTCTTGCTTCCCTTCATCCTTCTAGCTCTCATTTTTCCGGTGGCTATCACTGATCCTCTTGTCCCTGCACTCTGCATCTTCGGTGACTCGGTGGTCGACGTCGGAAATAACAACAATCTTCTAACAGTTGTCAAGGCTAACTTCCCTCCTTATGGAAGAGACTTTGTTACTCACACACCAACAGGAAGGTTTTGCAATGGCAAGCTTGCCACTGATTTTACTG CTGAAAACCTTGGATTTTCTTCATATCCTCCTGCGTATTTGAGCCAGGATGCTACTGGAAACAAGCTTTTAACAGGAGCTAACTTTGCTTCTGCTGCTTCTGGCTTTTATGATGGCACCGCTCAGCTCTAT CATGCAGTTTCACTAACTCAGCAGTTGAATTATTACAAGGAATATCAAAGCAAAGTTGTAAACATGGTGGGAACAGAGAAAGCCAACGCTATATTCTCTGGTGCAATTCATCTTCTTAGTGCAGGCAGCAGTGATTTCATTCAGAATTACTATGTTAATCCTCTTCTTTACAGAACGTACTCGCCACAGCAGTTCTCTGACATTCTCATTACATCTTTCTCTAACTTCATTCAG AACTTATATGGAATGGGAGCAAGGAGGATAGGGGTGACAGGATTACCTCCATTGGGTTGCTTGCCAGCAGCTATAACCCTCTTTGGTTCTGGCAGCAATCAGTGCATCCAAAGGTTAAATCAAGATGCCATTGCATTCAACACTAAGCTGCAAAGCGCAACGAGTAGTTTGCAGAACAGATTCTCTGATCTCAAGCTTGTTGCCTTTGATATTTATCAACCTCTCTTGAATATGGTCTCAAAGCCTGCAGAAAATG GGTTTTTCGAGTCGAGAAGGGCTTGTTGTGGAACAGGAACAGTAGAGACCTCCTTCCTTTGCAACAGTAGATCAGTTGGAACCTGCTCAAATGCCACCGGCTACGTTTTCTGGGACGGTTTCCATCCAACTGAAGCTGCAAATCAAGTACTGGCTGGGGATTTACTTACTCAAGGATTCAGCCTCATCTGA